The Benincasa hispida cultivar B227 chromosome 9, ASM972705v1, whole genome shotgun sequence genome has a segment encoding these proteins:
- the LOC120084469 gene encoding protein COFACTOR ASSEMBLY OF COMPLEX C SUBUNIT B CCB3, chloroplastic isoform X1, translated as MAADTAAACSSLSCIRVIGSSPLIPNYGNSSFSRGFKYHPQRNPNCRFQATKCSSSMLDSFTTSKLHLSLAYATAPLKPAAAYEAARTIPFALQDASMSASDFMNNVALADLDPGMAKLAIGFLGPFLSAFSFLFIARIVMSWYPKLPVGKFPYVIAYAPTEPLLIATRKVIPPLGGVDVTPVVWFGLVSFLNEILLGPQGLLVLLSQQVS; from the exons ATGGCCGCCGACACCGCCGCCGCCTGCTCCTCTCTCAGCTGCATTCGAGTAATAg GATCGTCCCCTTTGATTCCCAACTATGGAAATTCAAGCTTCTCT AGAGGTTTCAAGTACCATCCTCAAAGAAATCCAAACTGCAGATTCCAAGCAACCAAATGTAGCTCATCTATGTTGGATTCTTTCACCACTTCCAAGCTTCATCTGTCACTGGCCTATGCCACTGCTCCATTAAAGCCAGCTGCTGCATATGAAGCTGCAAGGACTATCCCCTTTGCCTTGCAAGATGCATCAATGTCTGCCTCTGATTTCATGAACAATGTGGCCTTGGCCGACCTCGACCCAGGAATGGCAAAGCTTGCCATCGGCTTTCTGGGGCCGTTTCTCTCGgcgttttcatttttgtttattgCGAGAATAGTAATGTCTTGGTATCCTAAGTTGCCTGTGGGGAAGTTTCCATATGTTATAGCTTATGCCCCCACTGAACCACTTCTAATTGCAACAAGGAAGGTGATACCTCCTCTCGGCGGAGTTGACGTAACACCTGTCGTGTGGTTTGGATTGGTTAGTTTCCTCAACGAGATATTGCTCGGTCCCCAAGGGCTGCTTGTCCTCCTTTCTCAACAGGTCAGCTGA
- the LOC120086891 gene encoding uncharacterized G-patch domain protein DDB_G0278987-like produces the protein MSSDQEKSSFHPKIPATNKKHIITRIIENDGVPRMAAWGGAFAFACSLVLASTFKRSKKIISPKRPSQDGDSDLDVGDDDKARRMEGLQLLLQSSSTDIINRSCHTTSNMSVKYTSIEDSKEENRPLMTEHILEKKKEENIVVVIYEEGEYPNSEEFIENEIQKYEESSKVTKSFPSAEFDDTWLEEWTYRPSTSSSSSSSSSSSEETSFSIGVFSQEIDGDDKSMDIVIYIDDDNENGEDEQFQRV, from the exons ATGTCATCCGACCAAGAAAAATCAAGCTTTCACCCCAAGATACCAGCAACCAACAAGAAGCACATCATAACGCGTATCATCGAAAACGACGGCGTACCGCGGATGGCTGCGTGGGGTGGAGCCTTCGCTTTCGCTTGTTCACTCGTATTAGCTTCTACATTCAAGAGGAGCAAGAAGATCATATCCCCGAAAAGGCCGAGTCAAGACGGTGATTCGGATCTTGATGTCGGTGATGACGATAAAGCTCGACGAATGGAAGGACTGCAACTTCTTCTTCAGTCTTCATCAACTGATATCATCAATCGTTCATG CCACACAACGTCGAATATGTCAGTGAAATATACTTCAATAGAAGACTCGAAAGAAGAAAATCGACCTCTAATGACGGAACACatcttagaaaagaaaaaggaagaaaatattGTAGTTGTTATTTATGAAGAAGGAGAGTACCCAAATTCAGAAGAATTTATAGAAAACGAAATCCAAAAATATGAAGAAAGCTCAAAAGTTACAAAAAGTTTTCCATCTGCAGAATTTGATGATACTTGGCTCGAAGAGTGGACGTATAGACCATCAACATCATCTTCTTCGTCTTCGTCCTCGTCATCGTCAGAGGAAACTTCATTTAGTATTGGAGTTTTTTCACAAGAGATCGATGGAGATGACAAAAGTATGGATATCGTTATATATATTGATGACGACAATGAGAATGGTGAAGACGAACAATTTCAGAGGGTTTGA
- the LOC120084469 gene encoding protein COFACTOR ASSEMBLY OF COMPLEX C SUBUNIT B CCB3, chloroplastic isoform X2 — MAADTAAACSSLSCIRRGFKYHPQRNPNCRFQATKCSSSMLDSFTTSKLHLSLAYATAPLKPAAAYEAARTIPFALQDASMSASDFMNNVALADLDPGMAKLAIGFLGPFLSAFSFLFIARIVMSWYPKLPVGKFPYVIAYAPTEPLLIATRKVIPPLGGVDVTPVVWFGLVSFLNEILLGPQGLLVLLSQQVS, encoded by the exons ATGGCCGCCGACACCGCCGCCGCCTGCTCCTCTCTCAGCTGCATTCGA AGAGGTTTCAAGTACCATCCTCAAAGAAATCCAAACTGCAGATTCCAAGCAACCAAATGTAGCTCATCTATGTTGGATTCTTTCACCACTTCCAAGCTTCATCTGTCACTGGCCTATGCCACTGCTCCATTAAAGCCAGCTGCTGCATATGAAGCTGCAAGGACTATCCCCTTTGCCTTGCAAGATGCATCAATGTCTGCCTCTGATTTCATGAACAATGTGGCCTTGGCCGACCTCGACCCAGGAATGGCAAAGCTTGCCATCGGCTTTCTGGGGCCGTTTCTCTCGgcgttttcatttttgtttattgCGAGAATAGTAATGTCTTGGTATCCTAAGTTGCCTGTGGGGAAGTTTCCATATGTTATAGCTTATGCCCCCACTGAACCACTTCTAATTGCAACAAGGAAGGTGATACCTCCTCTCGGCGGAGTTGACGTAACACCTGTCGTGTGGTTTGGATTGGTTAGTTTCCTCAACGAGATATTGCTCGGTCCCCAAGGGCTGCTTGTCCTCCTTTCTCAACAGGTCAGCTGA